Proteins encoded together in one Hevea brasiliensis isolate MT/VB/25A 57/8 chromosome 16, ASM3005281v1, whole genome shotgun sequence window:
- the LOC110672558 gene encoding phospholipase D delta — protein sequence MAEISESEKQPIYLHGDLDLFIIEARRLPNMDVVSTRIRSCFAACTPHSTAATSAGSTDEEAGEDDQKIHHHRNIVTSDPYVTVVVPQATVARTRVIKNAKNPKWKQRFYIPLAHPVIDLEFHVKDNDLFGAELMGTVKIPAQKLVTGESISDWFPILDSSGKQLKPDSALRLEMKFTPCEKNPLYRHGIAGDPEHLGVRNTYFPLRKGSTVTMYQDAHVLEGMLPEIAIDDGKVYKQEKCWEDICYAISEAHHMIYIVGWSVFYKIKLVREPTRQLPRGGDLTLGELLKYKSEEGVRVLLLVWDDKTSHDKFGISTAGLMQTHDEETRKFFKHSSVICVLAPRYASSKLSFLKQQVVGTAFTHHQKCVLVDTQAHGNNRKITAFLGGIDLCDGRYDTPEHRLFHDLDTVFKDDFHNPTFPAGTKAPRQPWHDLHCRIEGPAAYDVLINFEQRWRKATKWTEFGLRFKRVSHWHDDALIKIERISWILSPPFNVKDSVTVVPPDDPIVHVSTKEDPENWHVQIFRSIDTGSLKGFPKNAHDCQAQNLIATKNHVVDKSIQTAYIQAIRSAQHFIYIENQYFLGSSYGWPSYKNAGADNLIPMELALKIASKIRANERFAVYIVLPMWPEGDPKTDTMQEILYWQSQTMQMMYDIVARELKLMQLVDSHPRDYLNFFCLGKREENPQQMSSTNGEAISDAYKFKRFMIYVHAKGMIVDDEYIIIGSANINQRSMAGSKDTEIAMGAYQPHYSWAAKKKHPLGQVYGYRMSLWAEHLGEVQGLFAEPESLECVKKVNNIAEANWKRYTDPNFTLLQGHLLRYPMQVDADGKVGLLPGYENFPDAGGKVLGAHSIKVPDILTT from the exons ATGGCTGAGATCTCTGAGAGTGAAAAGCAGCCAATCTATCTTCATGGGGACCTTGACTTGTTTATAATTGAGGCTAGAAGATTGCCTAACATGGACGTAGTCTCCACCCGTATCCGCAGTTGTTTCGCTGCTTGTACCCCTCACTCCACTGCCGCTACCTCCGCCGGTTCTACCGACGAAGAGGCCGGTGAAGATGACCAGAAAATTCATCACCACCGTAACATCGTCACCAGTGACCCTTACGTTACTGTCGTCGTCCCTCAAGCTACTGTGGCTCGCACTCGTGTGATTAAGAATGCGAAAAACCCTAAGTGGAAGCAGCGGTTTTATATACCTCTGGCGCATCCGGTAATTGACCTCGAATTTCATGTTAAGGATAATGACCTTTTTGGAGCGGAGCTTATGGGAACTGTCAAAATCCCAGCTCAAAAACTCGTCACCGGCGAGTCAATCAGCGACTGGTTCCCTATACTTGACTCCTCCGGCAAGCAACTGAAGCCGGACTCTGCACTACGTCTGGAAATGAAGTTTACGCCGTGTGAGAAGAATCCATTGTACCGCCACGGTATCGCCGGTGATCCTGAACATCTAGGAGTGAGGAATACGTACTTccctttaagaaaaggaagtacagTGACAATGTATCAAGATGCTCATGTGCTTGAAGGGATGTTGCCAGAGATTGCAATTGATGACGGGAAGGTTTATAAGCAGGAGAAGTGTTGGGAGGATATTTGCTATGCCATATCAGAGGCTCACCATATGATTTACATTGTGGGATGGTCTGTTTTCTATAAGATTAAGCTGGTGAGAGAGCCCACCAGGCAATTGCCGCGAGGTGGGGATTTGACTCTTGGTGAATTGCTCAAGTATAAATCTGAGGAAGGAGTGCGAGTTTTGTTGCTGGTTTGGGACGATAAGACCTCGCATGATAAGTTTGGTATTAGTACG GCAGGATTGATGCAGACACACGATGAAGAAACccgaaaatttttcaaacattCGTCTGTCATCTGCGTATTGGCACCTCGCTATGCCAGCAGCAAGCTTAGTTTTTTGAAACAACAG GTTGTTGGAACTGCCTTTACACACCATCAGAAATGTGTTCTTGTGGACACACAGGCGCATGGTAATAATAGGAAGATAACTGCATTTTTAGGAGGTATTGATCTGTGTGATGGACGATACGATACTCCTGAGCATCGATTGTTCCATGACCTTGACACTGTATTCAAGGATGATTTCCATAATCCAACATTTCCT GCTGGTACCAAAGCACCGAGGCAACCATGGCATGACTTGCATTGCAGAATTGAAGGGCCTGCCGCATATGATGTTCTTATAAACTTCGAGCAGCGATGGAGGAAAGCAACAAAGTGGACAGAGTTTGGCCTGCGTTTCAAAAGGGTATCCCATTGGCATGATGATGCATTGATAAAGATAGAACGGATTTCATGGATCCTAAGTCCTCCTTTCAACGTGAAGGATAGTGTCACTGTAGTTCCACcggatgatcccatagtacatgtTTCCACTAAAGAAGATCCTGAAAACTGGCATGTCCAG ATTTTTCGGTCTATTGACACAGGATCATTAAAAGGATTTCCTAAAAATGCCCATGATTGTCAAGCTCAG AACCTCATAGCTACCAAAAATCATGTGGTGGATAAGAGCATTCAAACTGCATACATCCAGGCAATCAGATCTGCGCAGCATTTCATATACATTGAAAATCAGTATTTTCTTGGATCATCATATGGATGGCCATCATATAAAAATGCAG GAGCCGATAATCTTATCCCAATGGAGTTGGCATTAAAGATTGCCAGTAAAATTAGAGCCAATGAGAGATTTGCAGTGTATATTGTGCTGCCAATGTGGCCTGAGGGTGACCCAAAAACTGACACCATGCAAGAAATTCTCTACTGGCAG AGCCAGACAATGCAAATGATGTATGATATAGTTGCACGAGAACTTAAATTGATGCAACTTGTAGATTCGCATCCTCGAGATTACCTCAATTTCTTTTGCCTTGGTAAACGGGAAGAAAATCCACAGCAGATGTCCAGTACTAATGGTGAAGCG ATCTCCGATGCTTATAAATTTAAGCGGTTCATGATTTATGTCCATGCAAAGGGAATGATTGTGGATGATGAGTATATCATTATTGGATCTGCCAATATTAACCAGAGATCCATGGCTGGTTCAAAAGACACTGAGATAGCTATGGGTGCATATCAACCCCATTACAGTTGGGCTGCAAAGAAGAAACACCCACTTGGGCAG GTATATGGATATAGAATGTCATTGTGGGCTGAGCATCTTGGTGAGGTCCAAGGATTGTTCGCAGAGCCTGAGAGTTTGGAATGCGTGAAGAAAGTAAATAATATTGCTGAAGCCAACTGGAAGAGATATACAGATCCGAATTTCACATTATTGCAGGGCCATCTTCTCAGGTATCCTATGCAGGTAGATGCTGATGGGAAGGTAGGCCTCCTACCTGGATATGAGAATTTCCCGGATGCAGGTGGTAAGGTGCTTGGAGCTCATTCCATCAAAGTTCCTGATATTTTAACAACGTAA
- the LOC110672563 gene encoding serine/arginine-rich splicing factor SR45a: MADSPGKRNSQSLSPWREQSRSRSGSRSRLRSRSLSRLRHRSRSRSHGRSRSRSRGRSDAVNPGNTLYVTGLSTRVTERDLEEHFSKEGKVVSCFLVVEPRTRISRGFAFVTMDSVEDANRCVKYLNQSVLEGRYITVEKSRRKRGRTPTPGHYLGLKSSGDYGHHGDRGRNRGYDDYRRSPKRSHYRGGRDYSPRHSPPYGGRSRRERSRSPYSPYRGYR; the protein is encoded by the exons ATG GCGGATTCTCCTGGAAAAAG GAATTCACAGTCACTTTCCCCTTGGAGAGAACAGTCAAGGTCTAGGTCAGGATCACGTTCCAGGTTAAGATCTAGATCATTGTCCCGGCTGAGGCATAGATCCCGGTCCCGAAGTCATGGCAG ATCAAGGTCTAGAAGCCGTGGCAG GAGTGATGCTGTGAATCCAGGAAACACATTATATGTGACTGGTCTGTCTACAAGAGTCACAGAAAGGGACCTAGAAGAGCATTTCTCTAAAGAGGGAAAG GTTGTATCGTGTTTTCTTGTTGTGGAGCCCCGTACACGCATTTCTCGTGGTTTTGCTTTTGTAACAATGGACAGTGTTGAGGATGCAAACCGCTGTGTTAAGTATCTCAATCAATCAGTTCTAGAGGGCAGATATATAACAGTGGAGAAG TCACGGAGGAAACGAGGAAGAACTCCAACACCAGGACACTATCTTGGGCTGAAAAGTAGTGGGGACTATG GCCATCATGGAGATCGTGGTAGGAATCGTGGCTATGATGATTATCGTAGGTCTCCTAAGCGCTCTCATTATCGTGGGGGTCGTGATTATTCTCCCAGGCACTCTCCTCCCTATGGTGGAAGGTCAAGGAGGGAAAGGTCCAGATCACCCTACTCTCCTTATCGTGGCTATAGGTGA
- the LOC110672562 gene encoding pentatricopeptide repeat-containing protein CRR2, chloroplastic, whose amino-acid sequence MHGFGRQAELRIPYTSIRFFADVRMCAGPYRDSYNYTHLLQKCKGTKCVQKVHSQIITGGYEQNPFVTSKLVGKYCESSNMGYARKVFDSLFERDIFLWNLIIQGYANLGPRTEAVSIYSEMRLSGICANRYTYPFVLKACGVSRERKNGQVIHGHAVKSGLDTDLFVGNALVAFYAKCQEVDLSRKVFDEIPKRDLVSWNSMISGYTVNGYVDAALTLFRAMLRDQVTSAPDNATLVAILPACAQAAAIQLGFWIHSYIIKTSMEINAALGSGLISMYANCGRVNIARDVFDGVSDKNIVVWNAIIRCYGMHGYADEALQMFSQLIENGIQPDGVIFLCLLSACSHAGLVEKGRELFARMGDYAVDKNEEHYACMVDILGRAGYLDEAVAIIRTMPVKPSKNVYGALLGACRIHNNIELAEEAAERLFVLDPDNAGRYIILAKMYEDAERWEDSARVRKLLRERKIKKPIGCSSIEVDCAHHSFGVEDESHPYKEQIYDALERLDRIMEDELMQM is encoded by the coding sequence ATGCATGGATTTGGTAGGCAAGCAGAGCTGAGGATACCATATACATCGATCAGATTTTTCGCTGATGTAAGGATGTGTGCAGGTCCTTACAGAGACTCTTATAATTATACGCACTTGTTACAAAAATGTAAAGGCACCAAATGCGTTCAAAAAGTGCATTCTCAGATCATCACTGGAGGATATGAGCAGAACCCATTTGTTACTTCAAAGTTAGTTGGCAAATATTGTGAGAGCTCAAACATGGGATATGCAAGGAAGGTGTTTGATAGTTTGTTTGAAAGAGATATTTTCTTGTGGAATTTGATTATTCAAGGTTATGCAAATTTGGGTCCTCGCACAGAAGCAGTGAGTATATATTCTGAAATGCGTTTGAGTGGTATTTGTGCCAACCGGTACACGTACCCGTTTGTGCTGAAGGCTTGTGGGGTTTCACGGGAAAGAAAGAATGGTCAGGTGATTCATGGGCATGCAGTGAAATCTGGGCTTGACACAGATTTGTTTGTTGGGAATGCCCTTGTAGCATTTTATGCCAAGTGTCAGGAAGTCGATTTGTCTAGAAAAGTGTTTGATGAAATTCCAAAGAGAGATCTTGTTAGTTGGAATTCAATGATTTCCGGTTATACTGTAAACGGCTATGTAGATGCTGCTCTGACATTATTCCGGGCTATGCTGCGAGATCAGGTAACCAGTGCACCTGATAATGCCACTCTCGTTGCCATTCTTCCCGCTTGTGCCCAAGCAGCAGCTATACAATTAGGTTTCTGGATTCATTCTTACATTATAAAGACAAGCATGGAAATTAATGCTGCACTAGGCAGTGGCCTTATATCCATGTATGCAAATTGTGGCCGAGTCAACATTGCCAGAGATGTTTTTGATGGAGTCTCTGATAAGAACATTGTGGTATGGAATGCAATTATAAGATGTTATGGTATGCATGGTTATGCAGACGAGGCACTCCAAATGTTCTCGCAATTAATAGAGAATGGTATACAACCAGATGGTGTTATATTTTTGTGTCTGTTGTCTGCATGTAGTCATGCAGGCCTGGTTGAAAAGGGGAGAGAACTGTTTGCAAGAATGGGAGATTATGCAGTTGATAAAAACGAGGAGCATTATGCTTGCATGGTAGATATCCTCGGCCGAGCTGGATATCTTGACGAAGCAGTTGCAATTATCAGAACAATGCCTGTGAAGCCAAGCAAAAATGTTTATGGTGCCTTGCTTGGTGCTTGTAGAATACACAACAACATAGAACTCGCTGAAGAAGCTGCAGAGAGACTATTTGTTTTGGACCCTGATAATGCTGGACGGTACATAATCCTGGCCAAGATGTATGAAGATGCAGAGAGGTGGGAGGATTCAGCCAGGGTGAGGAAGTTGCTTAGAGAAAGGAAAATTAAGAAGCCAATTGGCTGTAGTTCAATTGAAGTAGATTGTGCTCACCACTCATTTGGAGTTGAAGATGAGTCTCATCCATACAAGGAGCAGATCTATGATGCATTGGAGAGATTGGATAGgataatggaggacgagttgatGCAGATGTGA